TGGACAAGCTTCTCCAGCATTACCGGTTCGCGTTGGAATTCCACCTGTCCGGCATCGAGACGCGCCAGGTCCAGCAAATCTTCAACCAGGCGCCGCAGACGATCGGATTCGTCGAAAATGACCTGTGCCGCATGCTCGATGGTCTGGCGGTCTTCCGCCGTTCCATCCAGTATGGCCTGCGCAAAGCCCTGGATCGAAGTCAACGGCGTCTTCAACTCGTGGGAGACGTTGGCCACAAAATCCCGCTGAGCCCTACGGCTGGACTGCACGCGGGCGACCATGTCGTTGAAGGCCAGCGCCATATTCTCCGCCTCGAGCGGTCCGCCGCTCTCGATGCGCTGCTCGTAATCCCCTGCTGCGACGGCACGCGCCGCGCCGGCGGCCTTGCTCCACGGCGCGGCGACCCAGCGGGCGATCAACCAGGCGAGCAGTGCGGAGATTACCAGCGCCAGAATCCCCATTCGCAGCAGCGGCTGTATCAATTCATTTCCCCACGTGGACAGGCGCCTGAGCGAGTTTGAAGGCGCCGCCAGGACGACCCAGCGCCCGTTGGATATGCGGGTGGAAACGAAGATCCACGAGCCTGAAATCAGTGTTCCAAACTTGCCCCGCTCGATCGAGTCGCTCTGCACGATCGTCTGCTGCATGTCCTGCGGTATCTTGCGCGCTCCCGGACGGCTGTCGACCAATACGCTGCCCATGCCGTCGAGGATTATGATCCGCACGTCGGCCTGCTGGTCCACGCGGTCCAAGAACTGCGGCAGGCGATCGGGAGGGAGATCGGCCAGCACGTTCGCTTGCTGCACGTCGAGTGTGCCGCGCAAGACCTCCAGGCGACGATACTCCAGCCGCTCCAGATTGGCGAGCACGACGAAGATCAGGCTTAAAACCACCGGGATCACGATAATTCCGGCGTACAGCAGGAAGGTCAGGAACAAGCGCGAACGCAGGGAGCGAAGCACGCGATTACTCACACACCAATTTGTAACCCACGCCCGTCACCGTCTCGATGCACACCTGCTCGCTGTTCGACAACCGCTTGCGCAGGCCGGCCACGTGCACGTCGACGGTGCGGGTCTGGCCGTAGAAATCGAAGCCCCAGACCCGTTCGAGCAGCTGTTCGCGCGTGAGCACGATGCCGTGATTCTCACAGAACGCCAGCAGCAGATCGAATTCCTTGGCGCGTAAATCGACTGCTTCCCCGGCGACTCGGACCTCTCGACGCGCCGGATCGACGCGCAGGTCGCCGAGTTCCAAAGGAGCCGTACTCTCACGTGGCGCTCGATCCCTGCGGCGCAGAATCGCTTTCACCCGGGCGACCAGTTCACGCGGATTGAAGGGTTTGGTCATGTAATCGTCGGCGCCCAATTCCAGCCCGACGATCTTGTCCACGTCGTCGTCGCGGGCGGTGAGCATGATGATGGGCACGTCCGATTCTGCCCGCACCCGCTGGCAGACCTCGAAACCGTCGATCTCGGGCAGCATGATGTCCAGGACGATCAGCGCCGGTTTTTGGCTGGCAATTTCCTGCAGCGCCTGGGCACCGTCGCTCGCCGCACAAACCTGAAAACCGTCTCGTTCCAGATACATGCGCGCCAGATCGATGATGTTGGCCTCATCGTCGACGACAAGAATCTTCTCGCCCGTCATGCCTTACCCTCCACACCTGCAGCTCCCATCACGACAGGAACCGTACACTCGAGGCATCCTCAATCCCCCAACAGCCCACCCACGACGGCGACAGCCTCGATCTCCACCGCCGCTCCTTTGGGCAGCGCCGCCACTTCCACCGTCGAGCGGGCCGGCGGTTCGTTGGGGAAAAACTCCGCATAAACAGCGTTCATTTTGGCAAATTCACCCATGTCCTGCATGAAAACCGTCGTCTTGACCACGTTCTCCAACGAAGTTCCGCCTGATTTGAGAATTCCGGACAGATTCGTCAGCGCCTGGCGTGTCTCCGCCTCGATTCCGCCGGCTACCAGTGCCCCACGCTGCGGATCGATTCCCAGCGTGCCGGATACGAACACCAGGTCTCCGGACTTTATCCCCAACGAATACGGACCGATGGCCGCAGGCACATCGTCCGCGATCAGGACGTCGCGTCTCATCATCATGATTTTTCACCTTCTGGATTTCGGACCGATCACGATTGTACGTCGAGGTCGGTGAAGTGGCAACGAGACGAAAGTAAGGGCGGCCCGGCGGGTCGCCCTTACAAAATCGATTTCCTGCGTGATAACGAAGTTACCCACAGACGGTTTACACGACGATGTTGACCAGCCGGCCGGGAATGACGATCACCTTTTTCGGCTGCTTGCCTTCCATGAAGCGTTGAACGGTTTCGCTGCTCAACGCCTGCGTTTTCGCATCTTCCTCACTGATCCCAGCCGGAACGGTGATGCGTTCGCGCAGCTTGCCGTTGACCTGCACGATCAAAGTGATCTCATCTTCTTTCGCCAGTTCGGGATCGAACTGCGGCCACGACTGCAGGTGGATGGAATACGGCTTGCCCAGACGCGCCCACAATTCCTCGGCGATGTGCGGAGTCTCTGGCGCCATTAACAACAGCAGCGCCTCCACGGCCTTCTTGAAGCCTGGTGTATCTGTCAGTCCGGCGTAATTTACCTCGTAGATGGCGTTGGTCAGTTCCATCAAGGCGGAGATCACCGTGTTGAATTCGAATTGCTCCAGGTCACGAGACACCTGTCGGATCGTCTGGTGTACCTTGCGCGTCAGGTCGCGGGTTTGCTCCGGTTTTTCGTCTCCCGTCTCGACGTCCGCCGTTTCGAGCACCAGCGTCCAAACCCGGTTCAGCCAGCGCACCACGCCCTGGATGTTTTCGGGACTCCAGGGACCGCCCTCCGACCAGCGATATCCGAACATCAGGTAGCCCCGCACGGTGTCCGCGCCATACATCGCCACCTGTTCGTCGGGATCGATCACGTTGCCGCGCGACTTACTCATGCGCTGGCCGTCCGGCCCCAGGATCTGGCCCTGGTTGCGCAGCTGCAGCATCGGCTCGGGTCCTTCGGTGATACCCATGTCGCGGAGGGCTTTGTGGAAGAAGCGGGTGTAGATGAGGTGCATGGTGGCATGCTCCATGCCGCCGGTGTAGGTGTCGACCGGCATCCAGTAGTCGTACTCTTTGGGATCGAACGGCGCTTTGTCGTAATGGGGGCTGAGATAGCGCAGGTGGTACCACGAAGAACACATGAAGGTGTCCATCGTGTCCGTCTCGCGCTCCGCCGGTCCGCCGCATTTCGGGCACTGCGTATTTTTCCAGGTGGGATGGAATTTCAACGGACTTTCCCCGGTCGGCTTCCACTCCACGTCGTCGGGAAGTTCGATCGGCAGCTGGTCCTCCGGAACGGGAACGATGCCGCATTTCTCACAGTAGACCATGGGAATCGGCGCGCCCCAGTAGCGCTGCCGCGAGATCAGCCAATCGTGCAGGCGGTAATTCACCGCAGCCTTGCCGACGCCCTTTTTCTCCAGATAGGCGTTGGTTGTGTCGACGGCGCTTTCACCCGGCGTCCCGCTCAGCGGACCGGAATGGATCATAGTGCCATATTCGGCGTGGTAGAGTGCGTCCCGGTAATATTCCACACCCCAGAGCATTTCCATGACCGAACGGTTATCCTTCACGTTGGGTTCCAGACTCTTGCAGCGAGCCAGGATCTTCTCATCTGCTTCGGCGGAATCCCAGGGCATCACTTCGTCGTGGAAGATGAACAGCCACTGGGTTCCCACGATTTCGATCCAGGCGCCGGTTTTAATGTGTGCTTTTGCGATCTCGATGTAGTTGGCGACCTTTCCGAGCGGTATCTCGATCTGGAACACGCCGTCGCGCTTCTCGAAGGGGATTTTCTCCGCTTCCAGCGCTTCAGCGAATCCGTCCTTCACGGTTTGCATGAGGGCGACCGATTTGGTCAGCCCGTCCGGACGGTCTATCACCGGGATAATCGGCAGGCCGTATTTCAATGCGAATTCGAAATCGCGTTCGTCGTGGGCGGGTACGGCCATGATCGCCCCGGTCCCGTAGGTCATCAGCACGTAATCGGCGATCCAGATCGGAATGCGTTTCTCGTTCACCGGGTTGATGGCGTAGCCGCCGGTGAAGACGCCCGTCTTCTCCTTATCCAGCGCCTCGCGTTCGATGTCAGCCTGGCGTGCCGCCTGATGCACGTAGGCTTTCACTGCCTCCGCCTGAGCTTCCGTGGTGATCTTCTCCACCAGGGGATGCTCCGGCGCCAGCACCATGAAAGTCGCGCCCCAGAGCGTGTCCGGACGCGTGGTGAACACGGGAATCGGGTCGCCGTCTTCAGTTTGGAAAGTCACGCTTGCGCCTTCGCTGCGACCGATCCAGTTTTCCTGCAGGATGCGCACGGGATCGGGCCAATCGATGGTCGAGAAGTCGAGCAGCTCATCGGCGTAGTTCGTGATGCGGAAAAACCACTGGTCGAGGTTCTTCTTGATCACCGGCGTCTTGCAGCGTTCGCAGTGCCGGTCCTCACCCCAGACCTGTTCCCGGGCCAGGGTGGTGTTGCAGTGGGGGCACCAATCCACCGGTGACATTTTCTTGTAGGCCAGGTCGTTCGCGTACATTTTCAGGAAGAACCACTGCGTCCAACGGTAATATTCCGGGTCGGAGGAAATCGCCTGACGCGACCAATCCCACATCGCGCCCATACTGCGCAGCTGGCGCTGCATGTTGGCGATGTTCTTGTAAGTCCATTCCTTGGGATGAATGCCGCGTTCGATCGCCGCG
The window above is part of the Anaerolineales bacterium genome. Proteins encoded here:
- a CDS encoding Rid family detoxifying hydrolase, which produces MMMRRDVLIADDVPAAIGPYSLGIKSGDLVFVSGTLGIDPQRGALVAGGIEAETRQALTNLSGILKSGGTSLENVVKTTVFMQDMGEFAKMNAVYAEFFPNEPPARSTVEVAALPKGAAVEIEAVAVVGGLLGD
- a CDS encoding HAMP domain-containing sensor histidine kinase, producing MLRSLRSRLFLTFLLYAGIIVIPVVLSLIFVVLANLERLEYRRLEVLRGTLDVQQANVLADLPPDRLPQFLDRVDQQADVRIIILDGMGSVLVDSRPGARKIPQDMQQTIVQSDSIERGKFGTLISGSWIFVSTRISNGRWVVLAAPSNSLRRLSTWGNELIQPLLRMGILALVISALLAWLIARWVAAPWSKAAGAARAVAAGDYEQRIESGGPLEAENMALAFNDMVARVQSSRRAQRDFVANVSHELKTPLTSIQGFAQAILDGTAEDRQTIEHAAQVIFDESDRLRRLVEDLLDLARLDAGQVEFQREPVMLEKLVQSVMDRLDLRARENKIELHNQLPVLPTIVGDGDRLAQVFTNLIDNAVDHSPEGGKVTLSADLENGWISIHVADQGPGIPAEELSRIFERFYQLEKSRTTGKKRGAGLGLAISREIVQLHGGRLVAESTLGHGSRFTVRLPIVRPDDKTLIHRRQP
- a CDS encoding leucine--tRNA ligase, which translates into the protein MGKKKEAQERTPERAWIERYDPGEIEPKWQARWETDQLYKAEIDPKKKKYYFLTMLPYTSGDMHIGHWFAMTPSDARARYLRMKGLNVMYPIGFDAFGLPAENAAIERGIHPKEWTYKNIANMQRQLRSMGAMWDWSRQAISSDPEYYRWTQWFFLKMYANDLAYKKMSPVDWCPHCNTTLAREQVWGEDRHCERCKTPVIKKNLDQWFFRITNYADELLDFSTIDWPDPVRILQENWIGRSEGASVTFQTEDGDPIPVFTTRPDTLWGATFMVLAPEHPLVEKITTEAQAEAVKAYVHQAARQADIEREALDKEKTGVFTGGYAINPVNEKRIPIWIADYVLMTYGTGAIMAVPAHDERDFEFALKYGLPIIPVIDRPDGLTKSVALMQTVKDGFAEALEAEKIPFEKRDGVFQIEIPLGKVANYIEIAKAHIKTGAWIEIVGTQWLFIFHDEVMPWDSAEADEKILARCKSLEPNVKDNRSVMEMLWGVEYYRDALYHAEYGTMIHSGPLSGTPGESAVDTTNAYLEKKGVGKAAVNYRLHDWLISRQRYWGAPIPMVYCEKCGIVPVPEDQLPIELPDDVEWKPTGESPLKFHPTWKNTQCPKCGGPAERETDTMDTFMCSSWYHLRYLSPHYDKAPFDPKEYDYWMPVDTYTGGMEHATMHLIYTRFFHKALRDMGITEGPEPMLQLRNQGQILGPDGQRMSKSRGNVIDPDEQVAMYGADTVRGYLMFGYRWSEGGPWSPENIQGVVRWLNRVWTLVLETADVETGDEKPEQTRDLTRKVHQTIRQVSRDLEQFEFNTVISALMELTNAIYEVNYAGLTDTPGFKKAVEALLLLMAPETPHIAEELWARLGKPYSIHLQSWPQFDPELAKEDEITLIVQVNGKLRERITVPAGISEEDAKTQALSSETVQRFMEGKQPKKVIVIPGRLVNIVV
- a CDS encoding response regulator transcription factor — encoded protein: MTGEKILVVDDEANIIDLARMYLERDGFQVCAASDGAQALQEIASQKPALIVLDIMLPEIDGFEVCQRVRAESDVPIIMLTARDDDVDKIVGLELGADDYMTKPFNPRELVARVKAILRRRDRAPRESTAPLELGDLRVDPARREVRVAGEAVDLRAKEFDLLLAFCENHGIVLTREQLLERVWGFDFYGQTRTVDVHVAGLRKRLSNSEQVCIETVTGVGYKLVCE